Within Actinoplanes sp. L3-i22, the genomic segment CCGTCCGCGGCGGCCTGCGGCGGGCCGTACGTCATGCCCTTGACCAGCCACGGCGTGCCGTTCACGGTCAGCGTCCAGTTGCCCTGGCTACCGGTGACCTTGACGACGCTGGGCCCGGCCGGAACGGCCGGATCGGTCATCGCCGCCGCGGTCGTCCCGGACGCCTTGGACACCGTCACCGAGTCGACGCTGAGCACGCCGCCGGAGGTGGTGTCCGCGGTCGGGGTGGTGAGCCCGGCGATCGCGTTCGGCAGGGAGCCGCCGACCGCGAGGTCGAGGCGCAGGTAGAAGCCGTGGTGCACGGCCGCATCCCAGGCGGCGACGCCGACCTGCGACTCCCGGACCACCCAGGACTGCCGGCCGTCGAGGTAGAACCGGATCTCCTCGTCGGTCTTGGTCCGGTCGATGACCTGCGAGTACTCGTGGTAGCCGGCTTGGCAGCCGACGCAGGACGCGAGGCCCGAGGACCGTCCGGTGTACTCCGCGCACGGCCCGTCCGGGGCGGTGCCGCAGTGCAGCGTCTGGGCGAGCTGGTCGCGGCCGTTGACGTCGGTCATGATGTCGGTCTCGCCGACCGACGGCCAGTTGGTGAAGTTTCCGCGGTAGGCGGCGCCGGTCGCCCGGAAGCCGGGCCAGTAGCCGAGGCCGTTGGCGACGCCCGGCTGCTTGAGCACCGCGCTGAACTTGAGCAGTTCGCCCGGCTGCGGGGCGAAGTCGGTGCGCTGCGTCTCGATCCGGCCCGAGGTCCACTTGCCGGCGCCGTCGCGGATCGCCTTGATGCTCAGCTTGCCGGCGCCGTCCAGCGCGAGGTTGGCGGTGGCGTTGCTGGCGGTCTCGACCGAGCCGGTGCCCCAGTTGGCGGCGCCGCCCGGGTACTGCGTGCCGGTGCGGGTCAGCCAGTTCGCGGCGGACGGCGAGGTGTTGGCCGAGCCGTCGAAGTTCTCCTGCCAGACCGTCGTGTAGGTGGTGGGATCCTGGGTCGGCGGCGGGGTGGTGGTCGTTCCGCCGCTGGTCAGGACCTTGAACTCCCAGAGGGAGTAGCCGTAGCCGTTCGCTCGCGCGGTGCCGTACATCCGGACATATCGCGCATTTGCCGAAATATTCAGGTTTTCGGTGCCGCCGGCGCCGGTGGTGGTGCCGTAGGCCTTGGTCCAGGTGGTGCCATCCGGACTTGTCTGAATTTCATAGGCTTTTCCGTACGCGCTCTCCCACTGCAGGACCACGCCGCAGATCGCCTTGGTGGCGCCCAGGTCGACGCGGATCCACTGCGGGTCGGCGAACAGGCTGGACCAGCGGGTGCCGTCGTTGCCGTCGACGGCCTTGTCCGCGCTGACGTCCGCGCCCTCCGACGACGAGGCGGTTGCGGGCTGGCCCTGGGCCGCGTTGGTCGTGCAGTCACCGGTCGGGGGCGTGGTGCCGATCGAGCCGTAGACCTTGAACTCGTAGAGCGAGTAGCCGTAGCCGGAGGCGCGGGCGGTGCCGTAGAGCCGGACGTATCGTCCGCTGCCGCTCACGGTCAGCGTCTCGGTGCCACCGGCACCGGCCGTGGTGCCATAGATCTTGGTCCAGGTGGTCCCATCCGGGCTTGTCTGGATTTCGTACGACTTTCCGAAAGCGCCCTCCCACTGCAGGACGACCTTCGTGACCGTGGCGGTGGCGCCCAGGTCGACGCGGATCCACTGCGGGTCGGCGAACACGCTGGACCAGCGCGTCCCGTCGTTCCCGTCGAAGGCGTTGGCCGGGCCGACGTCCGCGCCCTCCTGGGACGAGGCGGTGGCCGGCTTGCCCTGCGAGAGCAGGGTGTCGGCGGCGCTGGCGGCGGTGGTGACGGCGACGGCGGCGAGGCCGAGCAGCAGCACCACGAAGGCGGCGAGGACGGACGGTCTGCGGCGACGCAGATCCGGCCCGGACATCTGACTCATGATCACACCCCAACGGGGACTCTTGCGGGACGGGACCTGTTCGGAATCAACAGGGAAAGCGCTCTCCAAGCGAATGCGATTGTTTCGCTCATGTTGCCGGAGGTCAATACTTCCCATTGACATCCCCGGTTCCGGAACTGCAAGCTCCGCAACGTGAAAGCGAATCCCCGCCCCGTTGTCCTGGCCATCGCCGTGGGGTTGCTCACGGTCACCGGCTGCGGCGCCGCCTCCCCCGCCGGCCCCTCCCCCGCTCCTGGCGCCACCTCGCCCGCCGCCCCCGCCGCCGCCGGGGCCGCCGCCCGATCCGCCTCCGGGGCCGCCCTCGGCCCCGCATTCGGTGGCACCGACCTCGCCTGGATCGAGATCAACATCGCGATGGACGAGGAGCTGCTGCCACTGCTCGAGCTGACCCCCGCGAACAGCTCGTCGGCCGCGATGAAGAAGGTGTCCGCGCAGGTCAAGACGTTCACCACGGAGGAGCTGGGCACGCTGCGGCAACTTCACGACGAGGCCGGGCTGCCGGCCGAGAACCCGCACAAGGGCATGCCGATGCCCGGCATGGTCACGCCGGCCCTGCTCGCCTCGGCGGGCGCGCAACGCGGGGCGGCCTTCGACACCGTGCTGGCCAAGAGCCTGCGGGAACACCTGAACCAGAGCCACCAGCTCGCCACGAGCGAACAGTCGGCCGGCGCCGAATCACGCACGAAAGCCCTGGCCGCGCGCATTTTGGAAACGCGGGCGGCGGCGCTCGAGGCCCTCCAGAAAGATTTCTGAGATATTTCGCTGAAAAGCGTTATCGAGGGTTCCCGGCCTCGTCCCCCGCAGAAAACAGCCCCCACCCTCACCAAGGGGGGCTGCCCCGTTCCATTGTGACGCCCGGGAGCGATCTTGGTCGGGTGGCCTGTGGACAGACCCGCAGTGTGGATAACTCGCGCGGAAACTCTTGAGCGGTCGCGCCGGCGACACGATCGCGTTGCTGGACGACCGGCACGCCAGGGCTGTCGGCGGCTGGTCACGGCTGTTCGACCGAGCGGCGTCCGCCGCGGGTCTCTGCCGCGGGCGCCACCTCCGGTCCGCAGCCGGTTCCGCAGCTGGTTCCGCAGCTGGTTCCGCAGCTGGTTCCGCAGCTGGTTCCGCAGCTGGTTCCGCAGCTGGTTCCGCAGCTTGCCAGACGACATCCGCCGCTGGTCACCGCTGCGGCCGCCGCGTCCGGATTGCGGTTTCTTGCGTTTTTTGCACACCACCCGGGGGTACGGCGGCAGCCCCGTCGACCGGCCCGGCTGGCATTGACGGTCGAGATCCGGGCCGGAAGCAGCCGTGGCCGCCAGCTGAGCAGGCCCGGCTGGCGCTGGCGGCCGGGATCGAGCCGGGGAACAACCGTAGCGACCAGCCGAACCGGCCCGGCTGGTGCTGGCGATCAGGACCCGGGCCGAGACGACCGCGGCGACCGGCCGGACGCGCTTGGCCGGTGCTGGTGGTCGAGGCCGGAGCCGGGCTGCGGCTGGGCTGCGGCTGGGCTGGGCTGGGCTGCGGCTGCGGCTGCGGCTGGGCTGGGCTGGGCTGGGCTGCGGCTGGGCTGGGCTGGGCTCTGCGGGTGCGGGTGCGGGTGCGGGTGCGGCTGGGCTGGGCTCTGCGGGTGCGGGTGCGGGTGCGGGTGCGGGTGCGGGTGCGGGTGCGGGTGCGGGTGCGGGTGCGGGTGCGGGTGGGCTCTGCGGGTGTGGGTGCGGGTGCGGGTGCGGCTGGCGTGCGGGGGTGACTGGTGGAGGCACCCCGGCCGGGGGCAGTCTGTGCTGGTCCCCGGCCGGGGGCGGTCAGGCGGTGACGCTCACGGCGTACCGGGAAAGGGGTTTGGGGTTAGCAGGGGTTTTGGGGGTCAGGGGAGTTCGTAGTTCTCGTTGAGGGCGGCGCCGCGGTCCGGCTTGTACTGGTCGAAGCCGCGCGGGTTGCACTGCAGGCCGCCGTTGATGCAGTGGGTGGTCAGGGCGGCGAGCACGGCCGGGTCCCAGGCGTTGTAGACGTCGTAGTGGAACGAGTAGCCGCGGCCGCTGGCGAAGTGGACGTTGGCCATGTTGCCGCTGACCGGCCAGGCCATCTTGAACTCGATCATCGGGACGGCGACCGGGTGGGAGGCCGGGCAGACGCCGACGATCGGGTACGCCATGTGGCTCTTGTGGTCGGGGGTGTCCAGGTGCAGGCCGTCCCAGCAGCTCGGGGCCTGGAGCCGGACGTTGAGCTGGGAGCCGGCGACGCAGTTCGCCGGGATGTCCCAGTTGCGGGTGAGGTCGCCGCACTCGAAGCCCTCGACCGCGCCCGGGTGGTTGCGGAACTCGTCGAGGGTGGAGGTGGGGCTGCCGACGACGTAGCGCAGGCCCGCCGGGAACGGCCGGACGCTGGTGTAGTCGAGCACGCCGCTCTTGTAGTAGATGACCTGCGGGCCGTCCGGCTGGACCGCCGTGTCGCCGTTGAGCAGGGTCGGCATCCAGTAGCCGGTGCGGTCCCCGGGGGTGATGCAGGACGTGGTGCCGGCCTGCAGCGAGGCGAGGGTGGTGTTGGCGTTCGTGGTGCGGTTGCCCATGAACGTGTGCGAGTGCGAGGCGCCGGGCAGGCCGGGGAAGACGATCGGGTCGTCGTTCAGGTTCGTCCGGCTGACCGAGCAGTTCGCCTGGAACTCGCGGTGCGTGACCGGCGGGTTCTGGGCCGGCGGGATCTTGGTGGACGGGACGACGCCGGTGACCGGCGGGTTCGCCATCACGTAGCCCGGGCCGTCGGAGGCCGGCGGCGTGACCGACGACGTTCCGTAGACCTGGAACTCGTAGAGCGAGTAGCCGTAGCCGGTGCCGCGCTGGGTGCCGTACACCCGGACGTAACGGCCGGAGCCGTTGACCGCCAGGGTCTGGTTGCCGCCGGCCGCCGTGGTGGTGCTGTAGATCGTGGTCCAGGCGTTGCCGTCGGGCGAGGTCTGGATCTGGAAGGCCTTCGCGTACGCGGCCTCCCACTGCAGTTTGACCTGCGTGATCGTGGCGGTGGAGCCGAGATCGACGCGGAGCCACTGCGGGTCGGCCCACAGGCTGCCCCAACGGGTGTCGGAGCGGCCGTCGACCGCGGCGATCGCGGGGGACTCGCCGTTCTCGGTCGAGGAGGCGAGCGCCGGACGGCCCTGCGAGAGCAGGGTGTCGGCGGCGTAGGCCGACGGGTTGGCGGCGACCAGCATGGCGCCGGCCAGGGCGAACGCGCTCAGCGGCGCGATCAGCCATCGCAAGGTTCTTCTGTTCACGGGGGGATCTCCCAAGGCTTGGAGGACGGAACGCTTGGAGAGCGCTTTCCATACTTCGAGCTGTTCACGACGTACGTCAATGGTTTGGGGTTCCGGAACATCGCCGGCCGCCCAGCCGCCGCCCGTGCCGCGGCCTGGAGCCCAGCGGGCGGAAAGCGCTCTCCATCCCGTGCTATAAACACGGCATGCAGAGCCACCGGCTACCGACGCTCGAGGACGTAGCCCGCGTGGCCGGCGTCTCCCGGGCCACCGTCTCCCGGGTCGTCAACGGCGTCCGCAACGTCGACCCGCAGCTGCACGAGGTGGTCTGGAGCGCGGTCGAGCAGACCGGGTACGTGCCGAACCGGCTGGCCCGATCGCTGGTCACCCGCCGCACCGGCACGGTGACCCTGGTCGTCTCCGACTCGGAGCCGCACGACGACGACCCGTTCATGGGCCGGTTCTTCGCGGACCCCTACTTCGGGCGCGTGGTCGGCGGGCTGATGAGCGTGCTGCGGCCGGCCGGCGTCCGGCTGGCACTGCAGATGGTCGGCCCCGAGGGGCAGAAACGCCTGGTCGGCGACCTGCGCAACGGGCAGGCCGACGGCGCCGTGGTGCTGTCGCTGCCGGCCCGGGACCCGCTGCCCGGCCTGCTCGCCGACGCCCGGATCCCGGCCGTGCTGATCGGGCGGCCGCCCGAGCCGGTGCCGATCAGCTACGTCGACCTGGCCAACGAGACCGGCGCCTCGCTCGCCGCGGAGCGCCTGGTGGCGCGCGGCTGCCAGCGGATCGGGATGATCTCCGGGCCGGCCGACGTGCCGGCCAGTCAGGACCGGATCACCGGTTTCCAGCGGGCGCTGGCCCGGCACGGGCACGCCTGGGTGCCGACCGCGACCGGCAACTTCACCCAGGAGAGCGGCGAGCGGGCGATGCGGACGCTGATGCCCGAGCAGCTCGACGGGGTCTTCGTGGCGAACGACCTGATGGCGGTCGGCGCGCTGCTGGTGCTGCGGGACGCCGGCAAGCGGGTGCCGGAGGACGTCGCGGTGGTCGGGTTCGACGACAGCAGCGCGGCGCTGGCGGCCCGCCCGGCACTCACGACGGTGCGGCACCCACTGGAGGACATGGCCGCCGAGGCCGCCACACTGTTGCTGGCCCGGATCGAGGAGCCGGAGGGGCGGGTAAGTTCGGTGATCTACGAGCCGACGCTGGTGAGTCGCCAGTCGGCATGATCGATGCGGACTGTGACGTCTCCAATACTTCCGAAAACCTATAGGCCCGATATAGATTGGGGTCGGTCGTCGGAAAGGACACCCTCACATGACCATCTCGCAGACCCCCGCGGCCTTCGTGACCAACCAGGATCTCGACCCGGTCCGCCTCCGGAGGGCGTTCGGTGACTTCCCCAGCGGGGTCGTCGCCGTCGCGGCCGCGGTCGACGGCGTCCTCGTCGGGCTCGCCGCCAGCTCGTTCACCTCGGTCAGCCTGGAACCGCCACTGATCTCCTTCTCCATCGCCAACACCTCGAAGACGTGGCCCGACCTGCGCCGCGCCGACCACCTCGGGGTGACCGTGCTGGCCGCCCACCACAGCGCGATCTGCCGCCAGCTCGCCGGGCCGGTCGCGCACCGCTTCGAGGGCATCCAGGCGTCGGTCAGCGACGAGGGCGCGGTGACCATCGACGACGGGCTGGCCCGCTTCGACACCACCATCTACCGCGAGGTGGAGGCCGGCGATCACACCATCGTCCTGCTGAAGCTGCACGGGCTGGATCACCCGGTCGGCGAGCTGGGCCCGCTGGTGTTCCACCGGTCGGCGTTCGGGCGGCTCACCGCCGAGTGAGGCCGGGCCGGGTCCGGGCCATCGACGTCCTGGAACCGCGGCTCAGAGGGATTTCTCCGCGGCCATGATCCGGGCCGGTTTCGGGGCCGGGCGCCGCAGCAGGCCCTCGACACCCGAGGCGCCGGCGTCCTCGGTCCACGGCACCAGCGGGCGGGACCGGAACAGCGCCCGCAGATCCATCGGCACCAGGTGCGCCAGCTCGGCCGGCGACACCCCGCGCTCCCCCGCGTTCAGCTCGGACAGCACCACCCGGGCCAGGAACGCCGCGTCGCTGCCGTCGGCGAAGAGGCGCTCACCGATCCGGGCCAGGAAACGCCGGCAGTCCATGATCTCCACGATCCGGCCGGTCTCCGGCGCCGGCAGCTGCCCACGGAGCTCTTCCGGCAGGGTTGCGGTCAGGCGACGGTACGCCGAAGCCGGCAGCAGTTCGCTCAGCACGCCGAGCACCGTGGCGGTGACCCGGCGGCTCTCGTTGCGGCCGTGCAGACGGCCGTTCTTCTGAATCCGGCTCAGCAGATCGTGCTGGTCCATGGTGGCGCCTCCCTGCGCGCCCCGGTCACGGCGCACCCGTACCGGGGCGCACCGGGGTACCCGGGCATATGCCCTCCAAACCGGAGTGTCAGGTACTTCACCGAATCGGTGTTTCGGGGACAGCGCCGCAGCGTTTCGCGTTCGTCAAACAGCGCTTCCGGCCGTACCCGGGCGATCGTTCTTGATCGTCGATCTTCAACCGGGGACGCGGCGGCGATGGCGGCCTGGGACGCTCGCGTATGTAACCGGGAGTTCCGGCCATGGTTCGTCCACGCCCGAGCGGGTGGACTTGCGTCATGACACTTGCTCCTGACGTCCGGGACCCCGCGTGAAGGCCCTGTCCATCGCGGCGGTGGTGTGCCTGGGGCTGATCGCCGGGATCTTCTTCGCGTTCACCACCTCGGTGCTGCCCGGCCTGCACGCCACCGACGACGCCACCTTCGTGACCGCGATGCGGCACCTCAACGCCGCCATCGAGAACGGCCTGTTCCTGCTGGTCTTCGCCGGGGCGCTGCTGTTCCCGGCGGTCCTCGCGGGGCTGCTCGCCCGGGCCGGCCGGCCGTTCGCCTGGGTCGCCGCGGCGGCCGGCCTCTACCTGGTGGTGCTGGTCCTGACGATGGTCGTCGAGGTGCCGCTCAACGACCGGCTCGCCGACGCCGCCGTGTCCCGGGCGGACTTCGAGAGCGTGTGGGTCCCGGTCAACGACCTTCGCACGGTGCTGAGCACGCTGGCGCTGGCCTGCCTCGGCCGTGGCATGGTTGCCGGGTGGACACGCTGACCGGGCTGCTCGACGGGCCGCGCGCACGTGGCGCCTTCCTGCTGCGGTCGGTGCTGGAGCCGCCGTTCGCGCTGCGGATCCAGGACGAGGCGCCGCTGACCCTGGTCACGCTGGTGCGGGGCACCGCCCTGATCATCCAGGACACGGCGGTGGAGCTCCGGCCCGGCGACGTCGCGGTGATCCGGGGGCCGCGGCCCTACACCGTCGCCGACGACCCGGCCACGCCCTGGCAGACGATCGTCCATCCCGGGCAGCGGTGCGTCACCGTGGACGGCGTGCCCCGGGCACAGCTCGGCGTGCGCAGCTGGGGCGACACCGCCGACGGCGGCACCGAGATGATCACCGGGACGTACCGGCTGGAGAGCGAGGTCAGCCGCCGGCTCCTCGGCGCGCTGCCGGCGATGCTGGTGCAGCCGGCCGCCGCCACCGACCGCACCCTGGTCGGGCTGCTCGCCGCCGAGATGACCGGCGGCGAGCCCGGCCAGGAACTGGTCCTGGACCGGCTGCTCGACCTGCTGCTCATCTCGGTGCTGCGGGCCTGGCTGGCGGGCCCGGAAGCCGGGGTGCCGGCCTGGCACGACCCGGTCGTCGGGCCGGCGCTGCGGCTGTTGCACGACCGGCCGGCCGGGCCGTGGACGGTCGCCGGGCTGGCCGCCCGGGCCGGGGTGTCCCGGTCGCTGCTGGCGCGCCGGTTCACCGAGCTGGTCGGGGAGCCGCCGATGGCGTACCTGACCGGCTGGCGCCTGGCCCTCGC encodes:
- a CDS encoding discoidin domain-containing protein, whose product is MSQMSGPDLRRRRPSVLAAFVVLLLGLAAVAVTTAASAADTLLSQGKPATASSQEGADVGPANAFDGNDGTRWSSVFADPQWIRVDLGATATVTKVVLQWEGAFGKSYEIQTSPDGTTWTKIYGTTAGAGGTETLTVSGSGRYVRLYGTARASGYGYSLYEFKVYGSIGTTPPTGDCTTNAAQGQPATASSSEGADVSADKAVDGNDGTRWSSLFADPQWIRVDLGATKAICGVVLQWESAYGKAYEIQTSPDGTTWTKAYGTTTGAGGTENLNISANARYVRMYGTARANGYGYSLWEFKVLTSGGTTTTPPPTQDPTTYTTVWQENFDGSANTSPSAANWLTRTGTQYPGGAANWGTGSVETASNATANLALDGAGKLSIKAIRDGAGKWTSGRIETQRTDFAPQPGELLKFSAVLKQPGVANGLGYWPGFRATGAAYRGNFTNWPSVGETDIMTDVNGRDQLAQTLHCGTAPDGPCAEYTGRSSGLASCVGCQAGYHEYSQVIDRTKTDEEIRFYLDGRQSWVVRESQVGVAAWDAAVHHGFYLRLDLAVGGSLPNAIAGLTTPTADTTSGGVLSVDSVTVSKASGTTAAAMTDPAVPAGPSVVKVTGSQGNWTLTVNGTPWLVKGMTYGPPQAAADGYMRDLKNMGVNTIRIWGPDANTPLLLDTAARFGIKVIVGLWLNHGADYVNDTAYKTAAKADVLNWVNQLKGRQGVLLWDVGNEVILEMQNYGLSAAEVEARRVGYAKFVNELADTIHGADPNHPVTSTDAYTYAWTYYKQYAPALDLLAVNSYGAIDTVKRDWIAGGYTKPYILTEGGPAGEWEVPNDANGVPTEPTDLQKKAGYAYSWNAIKGHAGVALGATEFHYGLENDFGGVWLNTTTGGWRRLGYAALREAYTGQPVPNTAPEISAMTVSTPTAVPAGGTFTVSTTTSDPQGDAIRYNLLASDKHINGNKGLRHLNYTQTADGRFTVTAPETLGVWKVYVYAYDGQGNVGIEQRSFKVVPPVIAGTNLAKGKTATASTYQPTGTNGPQLPSYAVDGDYGTRWASEWVDTSWLQVDLGSVQSFDKVALAWEAAYATSYQIQTSNDGNTWTNVYSTTAGDGGFDTLSISGSGRYVRVNNTGRATAYGYSLYEFGVYRS
- a CDS encoding DUF305 domain-containing protein; translation: MKANPRPVVLAIAVGLLTVTGCGAASPAGPSPAPGATSPAAPAAAGAAARSASGAALGPAFGGTDLAWIEINIAMDEELLPLLELTPANSSSAAMKKVSAQVKTFTTEELGTLRQLHDEAGLPAENPHKGMPMPGMVTPALLASAGAQRGAAFDTVLAKSLREHLNQSHQLATSEQSAGAESRTKALAARILETRAAALEALQKDF
- a CDS encoding DUF1996 domain-containing protein gives rise to the protein MNRRTLRWLIAPLSAFALAGAMLVAANPSAYAADTLLSQGRPALASSTENGESPAIAAVDGRSDTRWGSLWADPQWLRVDLGSTATITQVKLQWEAAYAKAFQIQTSPDGNAWTTIYSTTTAAGGNQTLAVNGSGRYVRVYGTQRGTGYGYSLYEFQVYGTSSVTPPASDGPGYVMANPPVTGVVPSTKIPPAQNPPVTHREFQANCSVSRTNLNDDPIVFPGLPGASHSHTFMGNRTTNANTTLASLQAGTTSCITPGDRTGYWMPTLLNGDTAVQPDGPQVIYYKSGVLDYTSVRPFPAGLRYVVGSPTSTLDEFRNHPGAVEGFECGDLTRNWDIPANCVAGSQLNVRLQAPSCWDGLHLDTPDHKSHMAYPIVGVCPASHPVAVPMIEFKMAWPVSGNMANVHFASGRGYSFHYDVYNAWDPAVLAALTTHCINGGLQCNPRGFDQYKPDRGAALNENYELP
- a CDS encoding LacI family DNA-binding transcriptional regulator; this translates as MQSHRLPTLEDVARVAGVSRATVSRVVNGVRNVDPQLHEVVWSAVEQTGYVPNRLARSLVTRRTGTVTLVVSDSEPHDDDPFMGRFFADPYFGRVVGGLMSVLRPAGVRLALQMVGPEGQKRLVGDLRNGQADGAVVLSLPARDPLPGLLADARIPAVLIGRPPEPVPISYVDLANETGASLAAERLVARGCQRIGMISGPADVPASQDRITGFQRALARHGHAWVPTATGNFTQESGERAMRTLMPEQLDGVFVANDLMAVGALLVLRDAGKRVPEDVAVVGFDDSSAALAARPALTTVRHPLEDMAAEAATLLLARIEEPEGRVSSVIYEPTLVSRQSA
- a CDS encoding flavin reductase family protein: MTISQTPAAFVTNQDLDPVRLRRAFGDFPSGVVAVAAAVDGVLVGLAASSFTSVSLEPPLISFSIANTSKTWPDLRRADHLGVTVLAAHHSAICRQLAGPVAHRFEGIQASVSDEGAVTIDDGLARFDTTIYREVEAGDHTIVLLKLHGLDHPVGELGPLVFHRSAFGRLTAE
- a CDS encoding DUF2267 domain-containing protein, with the translated sequence MDQHDLLSRIQKNGRLHGRNESRRVTATVLGVLSELLPASAYRRLTATLPEELRGQLPAPETGRIVEIMDCRRFLARIGERLFADGSDAAFLARVVLSELNAGERGVSPAELAHLVPMDLRALFRSRPLVPWTEDAGASGVEGLLRRPAPKPARIMAAEKSL
- a CDS encoding anthrone oxygenase family protein — its product is MKALSIAAVVCLGLIAGIFFAFTTSVLPGLHATDDATFVTAMRHLNAAIENGLFLLVFAGALLFPAVLAGLLARAGRPFAWVAAAAGLYLVVLVLTMVVEVPLNDRLADAAVSRADFESVWVPVNDLRTVLSTLALACLGRGMVAGWTR
- a CDS encoding AraC family transcriptional regulator, whose translation is MDTLTGLLDGPRARGAFLLRSVLEPPFALRIQDEAPLTLVTLVRGTALIIQDTAVELRPGDVAVIRGPRPYTVADDPATPWQTIVHPGQRCVTVDGVPRAQLGVRSWGDTADGGTEMITGTYRLESEVSRRLLGALPAMLVQPAAATDRTLVGLLAAEMTGGEPGQELVLDRLLDLLLISVLRAWLAGPEAGVPAWHDPVVGPALRLLHDRPAGPWTVAGLAARAGVSRSLLARRFTELVGEPPMAYLTGWRLALAADLLRTPDATLDAVARQVGYGSAFALSAAFKRERGVSPREFRRQDPDQHFTAYDPGPSPVVVLA